AGGGCTGCAATAGATTATCTTGAGCCTTTTTAAGCACATTGGTGCTTTCCACTCCTAGCAAAAGTTAAGGGTTATATCATGAAAATTTGCTTTCAGAAGATGAGTGCAAGTAAATGATTGGATTAGTTTCATCACTCATCATAATGGCATTTTTACCCAATCTTTTCTTTTTGCTAccccaaaaagaaaaaaaaataaagcaccACACTCCAAATTTCCTTTCTGTGCTGCTTTCTTATCCTTCAAAGAGCACTAATGGACAAGGActtccccaaaattttatttcACACGCAAGTGATTGCCCCAACATTTCCTGGTATTAAAGTAGTAATTCCCATCACAAGTAGGAGATCTAATAATCTGTAAGGAATTTTATTACCCTTTcactaccaaaaaaaaaaaatcattgctACGGACAAATTCCATTATTATATTGCTTGTTGGTCATTGCTAATCAAAATAGCAATAGATTAGGAACCAAAATTCCATTGCTAATTAGCAACAGATTCTTTCCTTCGCTAATTTAGCAACAGAGGATAGTCAGTGAGAACGTGGAGATTGAGAAACCCAAACCACTCATTCTGAATGGTTAAAGAAGTTAATAGACCAAGAGAGCCAGGAACCATGCACAACTGTTTAACCTGCTAAGCAAATCAATTAATATGTGATGGCAACAAAGTTTATTCTTGCAAGGCCAAGTCATTTTTCAATATGCTAGTTTGATTTAGATAACCAAAATTTAGTGGGTAAAATTGTGTTTGGTACCGCTCTATGAACTGCAATTTTGTTTACACACAATGTAGACAGacatattggcagaattatgactcCTTTGCAGTTAAAAACCACTCTTCCAAAGATTTCATAGCCACTTCAGATGATTATCCTGTCAAGGCCTTTCAAAAAGTTATAAATCCAACTTTTAATTCTGTTCCAAACCAGAACATTATTCAAGTATTTAATTCTTGATACAGTTTCAAATAGGAATTTAATGTCTTCATCACTACATGAAATGAATAACAGAACAAAGATGCAATTAAGAACAAGGAAGAAACCAACCACCAAATTAAGTTGCTACAAATTCTCACTCGGACTCCTCCACAAATGTTTCGACTCGAAGAAGAACAAATCCCACTGCAACTCCAACAAGAACTAGGCCATTCATGATTGCTGCAATCCTGAATATCTCAGCAACAGCACTGCAAGTAGAAGAGACTGCACCCCCACCTCTGCCTTTCGCTTTTGATGGGGTTCTCAGAGAGCTCACCACCTTTGCAAAGGACTGGTCAGGACATACAGGCAGTCCTAATGAGGTTACACTGTTGTGAGCTTTTAACCCACCGAAGGAATTCAGTCCTGTTATGTAATGCACATTTATGCTCTTCCTCCTAGGGCTGGAAATGGTCGCTGCAGCAAATGTTGCAGGAGAGAGTGTTGCTGAAGTTGTTGCCATTGTTCTGTTACCAAAAACAAGCAACAATGAAGAAAAGATAAGAGATTTATAAGTCTTAAAACAAAAGATTAAGCTAAAAACTGAACTAGTAATGTAGAAATATGGATTACCTGTTTCTTATGGTGTTTGTGAAGTTAGCAGTAATTGAAGATGATAAGAGGGAAAGAAATTGAGATTTTGTATGGGAAGGGATGGATAAAGTCCATATGAGATGGATGGTTGACAAGCAGATTAGATAAGCTTACTTTCTAGGTAAAGAATTAAAGATAGTTCACCCTTAAATGCTAGCCAAGGGAAAAAATTGCGAGCCCCAAGGATAGGCAGTGAAGATTGACCACAAATTTAAATCAACTGGTGCATTATTTGGACCTAAGTGTGATGAAACAAACTGGACTGTTATTACATGAATAGACTTAACCTGGATTAATGTGGtcaaaaggaaatttaaaaaagaaaagaaaaagattcTAGTCATCCATATTGTTTATACCATTAACATTTCAAATTACAAGATCAAACTTCATATTTGGGATTTTGGGTACCAGGAACTGTAATCTAAGTGCTTACTGCTGCCAATTACATGACAAATCAGATGTTGTTTATAAGATTCAACAATTTCCTCCATTCCCAAGAACTGTAATTTGGGATATCAATattaattaggtgattcaaaaggaGTTCATTTACGGATCAAAATTTCCTAGATTAAGAACTACATTCACATCAAATATGGGATATTAGTTGTTATCATTGAACAACTGGAATATGGGAGTGAAAACAAGAACTGCATTCACATGAAAATTACCAAGCAAGAAATACAAGGCACCTATAAGTTAAATATCCAGCCCACAAAAGAAGTAGTTTCCACTCAAAAGCAATTGCTGCAAACTTAAACGTCAGGGCCCAGATTAGCAATCTTTTTGAGTAACCAAAATCTACGATccaattccatatcagcaaacaGAACCAAAAAGAACATAACCACTGCGCATATTCTTATTAAGCAGACAAATTTAATCCATAAAAGCATGAAATACTGAAACTTTCAGGGCAACATTCTTCTTCCGAATCAGCTCAAATAGACATACATCTCCAACCACCAATTCATTGTCACTGAAAAATTCAGCCCAGCCCCCTCTTAAACTCAAATATCCACCTCTCCAGTAGCAATCGGTATGGATTATCCACTCTCCTCCATTAGAATCCTGAACTTTGATCATCTCAGAAATATTACGCAGAAAACTCTTAGCAAATGCTGATGGCACATGCTGCAAAATTCAGGAAGAAAATTGATAATAAGCACACTGGAAGAGAGGAACTCCAAGAAATTAACCAGGTAATACCATTGCATTGTCGCCTACAAAATGTTGCCTCAAGATAACCAGGAAAGCTGGATTTTTTGGCTTGCACTCCATTGCTGCATCCACCGCTTTCTTGCTTTCTGGTGATATTTTTGATAATGTTGCATAAAATTGTTTACTTGTAAAGATGTTAAATTCTTCACATCCTGGTGACGAGTCAATTCCATCTTTAAAAGTAATGGATTATTGTTTAGAGTGTAGATTCATAATAACACCACAATAAGAAAGAATTCACATGATTACCTAGGTTCGAGTCATTTGCATTGGGCAAGTCTTCCATCTCACAATTGTCGCCCTTTTTCTGGTATTCTTGCTGAAACTTCCGTTTCTCTGCAGAAGCAGCATCCTTGAAACTCTTGTTAATTCCTagattgccagaaccaaaaacaGGTCTAGCCAGATTCTGCTGTGTTGTAGCATAGTTCCTTTTCTTGGAACTTGCCCCTTTGCTTGAACTTGGATGTGGATTAGAACCCAAAATCCCACCAAAATCATTATGTTTCATTTCATCCTCATTGAATAGTGGCTGTTTCCTAGGTTCTTCCTTACTTCTTGGTTGATAACATGGATATCCAATCTCAAAAACACTCTCATCGAATATAGAAACATTGAAACTCGACATACCCATATAGTTGAATATTAAAATCCATCCATTACAGATGGAATAATATTCTACAAATTCATGCCAGCCATCATCAAACCAAATGATCATCGCCCCTTTAGTTAAACCCACTTCCCAAATAAGGCCATTAGGTGCAATGAGCTTAGCTACATCAGAAAGCTCATCCCCATATTTCCTCACAAACTTCACCGGTAGTTTCTGCAAGTATTCAGAATTAGCTAAATTTTAGTAGATGAGCATTGTTTTGAAGATTTCAAAACCAGAAAAAGCAAGAACaacaaaaatatatacaagacagTTCACTTGTGACAACCCAAGTCAGTAACATTTTTCATACATCTGAATTAAATAACTCATGCATGTGCTTTACCAGCTTCTTGTCCTCGATGGTACTTGCAcgtattttgctgaagaaactccTCCAATATCTCTTCACTCTAGTGGTCGACTGCCTGCAGCAAGGCCTCTCACAGGATCTCATTGAATGTCTGGAAGCCATATCTGCGCCTATCAAGTGCTTAATCTCAAGAATTgatggtttatatatatatatatatatatatatatattggttgaAATTGAGGATAATTAATTCTTGTGAATGTAACGGATTATATATGTTCCCAATGTAATTCTCATTGAAATTACTGGAAGGATGTGTGTTGAAGTTATGCATTAATTGTGTAACATTTATGTATAATTCtgtttcttattatttatttcaagAGTGCTGCTAAATAGCTCAATTTGAGCTGGCTCAAATGGTATTAATGTATGTAGTTTTACTATTATACCCTTAAAAGAAAGAGAGGAAACAATTTAAAAATGGCTTCAAAGCTTGGAGCTGGTAAGATAGCTCATTTCATGGCTCATGCAAAGGAAAGCGTGCATGCAACAAGCTATTATTGCTTGCAGCCATGCACACCATTCAAGAACTGATGATTCGATGAGTGTGTCTACTGCATTAATGCATGCACATATGAGCTAACACATGCAGCAGTGATGAGCATTCCTTGTTTTTGCCTtccttaaaatattttcattctttgtttttgccttccttaaaatattttcattctttgttttttcttttaaagttgaTTCATTCTCTcagttttttcaatttttttatggcGGGGTTAAGTCAGGGAAGGTCATATTGTAGGCAAttgtttgatgagatatttgattttagtgaagatgatagTTTGTTCACTGAAGATGTGGAGGAAGATGAATCAGGTGGTGATCAAGATATGAACGAAGGAGGCATTAGAGCGAAGAGCAAATACTAATGCTATTGAAGAAGGTCCTCTAACAGGATGTTATTTCCTTGTATCGAGACTATGTTCAACTTCTATAAAGAACATGCTAGATTGAAAGGTTTTAGTGTTTTCAAAAGATCGTGATTAATGTGCAGGTGGATCTCGCAAATATCAAACAATTAGTTGCGATAAAGGAAGGAAAGCAATTGGTGCGAAATCATCAAAAGGATAAATTGTCTGCAAAGATTAATGCAATCCTAAGAGAAAATGGAATGTGGCGATTTCAAAAGTTATTTCAAGTCACAATCACGAATTGGAACCTTCTATGTCTAGATTGATGGTTGCTCACAGTCCTTGAATATGGATATGAAGAGGAGATTGGAGGCAAAGCGATATAGGCGGCATAAGACCCATAAAAAGCATTAGGTTGCTTGAAGTTCAAGCGGTGGACGAgaaaatttaatttgtttgtcaAAGGATTGTCGAAACTTCATTGAGCGAAAGAGGAGGCTACGACTTGGTGATGGTGATCTTTGAGGCTATCGTAAGTTGTTTGTGAGAATGCAACGAAGCGATCACGAGTTTTTCTATTCATTTGATCTTGATGATGATTCCAGGCTTTCAAATGTTCTATGGGTTCATCCTCGTAGTCGAGCTGCTTACGAGGAATTCAATGATGTTGTTAGTTTTGACACTACTTACCTTGTTAATCAATACAAGTTGCCATTTGCCACCATTGTTGGAGTAAATCATCATGGGCAATCTATTTTATTAGGATGCGCCTTGATCTCACATGAAGATGTAAACACTTTTAAGTGGTTGTTCATGACGTGGCTTGAAGCAATGGAAGATGTTCATCCTAATTCTATTCTTACAGATCAATGCGAGAGCATGAGGAAAGCCATTAGGGAGGTAATGCCTAATACTAGAGCGTGATATTGCTGGTGGAGTATATTATGCAAGGTACCTGAGAAGTTTAAGGGTGTTACTGATTATGATAGTGCATGCCTTGAGTTTAAAGCTGTAATATATGATAGCTTAACCATCGAGATGTTTGAGAGAAATTGGAATGAGTTTGTGGTGAAGCATGGGTTGGAAAGAAATGAATGGCTTTCCAAACTATATGTTGATAGGGAGTATTGGGTTCCAATTTATCTCAATCACACATTTTGGGCTGGAATGGTTTCGACTCAAAGGAGTGAGAGCATGCATGCCTATTTTGATGGGTATGTTAACTCAATGAGCACACTAAAGCAATTTGTGGAGCAGTATGAGATTGCTATGTGTGACAAGAATGAAAAGGAGTTCTATGCTGATTTCAAATCAAAAAACACAGTTGTAAATTGCATATCTGTTTTTAAATGGGAACAACAGTTTCAAAAGGCATTTACTAATTCAATATTCAAGCTCGTTCAAGAGGAGATTAAACGAATGTGGTATTGCCATGTCATTCAGCCAACTGAAGAGGGAAGGCGTGAAGCAGATAATGAGCCAGGAATTGAGAGACATAAAATTATGGAGAAATCCATAATCAACAACTGGTTTCGTAGGGAGTTTGTTTATGATGTAGAGTACAGGGAAAATGGCCAATATTTCAGCTGCAATTGTAAGAAATTCGAATCAAAAGGAATATTGTGCTGCCATATCATGAGGTTGATGTCACTCAAAGACATAAAGTTCATCAACGAACGATATTTGCTTAGGCGATGGAGAAAAGATGTTAACCGTGTCCATAGTAAAAGTTTTTTCACGGAGGGTACCCACATATGACAGAGGAGTTTGAGAAATACAGGGAGATGGAGAGGTTATTTCAAGAAGCATCCGATTTGGCTTACGATGACAATAAGATCAAATTTGTGAAACAACGGTTGGCTGAATTGAAGCGGGATTTATTGAGCTGGAATGATGGAATGATTGCTCCTACCAGTAATACACAGGTTACTATTGACACTAACAATGTTGATGAAAACGAAGAAAATGAAAGAGTTATTCTTAATCCACATGTGACTCGTAGTCGTGGACGGCCACGAATAAACAGCACAGTCGATGGGAGATCACTCAACGAGCAAATTACGTAGGAATAGAAACAATGGAAGGCGGCGTAAGTCGACCAAGAAACAATATTAACTCGAATATTGCTGAgcaggtatatatatatttttttaaatcagtactaatgttatttatttcatttttttttagatatttcaTGTAACTTGTGTCCTTTTACATGTAAAGGTTGGGCCGCATAATAGCCAAACACCAGGCAGCCAAACACAAGGAAATGTTGCTGATGCTGTAATTAATCCGATTGTCAGTGGAACTATACCAAGCCATCATAGTATTAGGCATTAAGGAACCCATTATACTACTAAGCATTACAATGGAACTGGTTAAGAAATTAGAATAATATCATCAATGTAAtagcaattttttaaaattttattacaacttatcTTATGAAATAGTCAGAGATGCGTTTATAACTAATCAAAATAAGGAAGCTAATTTTAGTCTGCTTCTGCTTCTTATGTAAGCAAGACGTagcatattatataatttattataactcGTGTAAGATCATTTTTCTTGTTAAGTTGAGATTACATTTCTGGATTATAATCATAGCCATGGTCGGACAGTGCTAAATGGCACAAATGTTGTGGCACAAATAGCACAAATGCTTATAAAATGACATAACTatccttattaaaattttgaatggaaGAGATGTCAAGAGATAGAGTATAATTTGAATTTTCATTATCTCTCTTCTATTTAACAACTACTTGAGTAAATAGGATGAAAGTTCCCATGCTTTCCTTGAGCTACCCACCATAATTAATATTATGTGAGTtccaattaatattttaataattaagtgtTTATTATTTATGATAacacataataataattaaatattatttctcattaatttaaaataaaatatttatattatatataagattttgaaaaaattttatcatcTTAAGTTAACTTTTAAGATAtaattagatttaatttattttcttaaatatgATATCAGATTGAATTACTTATAAATGTGTTTGTCTATAAATTTTATCTTCAGATATTCATATTCTAAATATGTTCTCCTTGAGACTTTTAGAGTGAATTAaactcaatttatttttttaattttaaatttttaagaacCTCTTTTAACAAAATTTCGGTgaattaaaataatgatataggtAGATTTATTTCTATAGATAATATTAGTAAAGACATTCACCCAATCTACATATAAAAATGTAAACAGAATCATTCAAGTAATGTTCACTTTTTATTTGTTTGATATAATTTTCTTGGTTTCTTTCCTCGGCACATGCGATGACTTTGGCTCTAATAAAGTGTCTCTTGCTTGAGAAACCATCTTTGTATGGACAAATTACCGCACATGCACGcccctaattaatttattttctttccatttctttatttttaatctaagaaaggaaaataaatccAACAAGACAAATTGACTAAGAGGACACACTATAAAGCCATTAAAAAAAAGGACAGTGCTAAATGGCACAAATGTTGTGGCACAAATAGCACAAATGCTTATAAAATGACATAACTatccttattaaaattttgaatggaaGAGATGTCAAGAGATAGAGTATAATTTGAATTTTCATTATCTCTCTTCTATCTAACAACTACTTGAGTAAATAGGATGAGAGTTCCCATGCTTTCCTTGAGCTACCCACCATAATTAATATTATGTGAGTTCCAATTACCTTTTTGAAAAAGTTTAAAGAAGTATACTATTGTTTTATTGAACAAACCCTTATTTGTATCTATCTTCATCTTCTTTCTAAGAAACTCTTTATTGTAAAGCATTGTATCTATCTTTATCACCTTAGTAGATGGGACGGTAAAACAATAAATAAGCCTCAAGCTACAAAATGTCGAGAGGGGGGTGCTAGATATAAAGATGTATTGCTTTCCTCTTAATCAATATTTAATGCATATACACCAATTCTATCAATTAGAAGATGCATAATTGGAACAAATGTTTAGCCTGCTGTTATTTATATATAACATCCTATGTATTCTTATAAGGACTTAATTTTCACAAATGAGGAAAAGCATTCCATCAGAATTTTAATATATTGGATATGCAATAACTTGAGTTTGAAAAGCAAAGGCTTGGTAACATGCGCAATTCATATACAATAGCAGTCCCAAGCCAATGAAAATAGTCTTGCAAAAAAAAATATCCGACTTCCAAACTTGGTAAGGATAAAAATTATGGCAAAACATTCGACACACATAGAGGATAGCATAGCATATTGTCTCATGAAACATAAACTTAGCATACTATATACATAAGACAACACCAAAAAGGACCCTATCCAAACTGTAGCTACTGCCCAGCCCTTGTAATTTCAGTTTGAAACTCAATCCTATAGTCATCAGCCACTGTCAAAGTGAATTCCACCTCATCATCCTTTCCCAATTGGTTTTCCTGCACAAATGCACGCCATCCTTTTTCAAACCTTGCTTTCTTGAAGACTCCCTCTTGACTAAACCGAGTCACATACTGAACTTGAAATTGTTTACGCACACCAGGTACTTGTATGTGAACCAACCTCCCATTCAAGCCAAGAAACGTCTTCGCAAATTCAATTGGAATATTCTAGTAAATAACACAAGATACATTTTATACATGTCAATAactatttgaaaaataatttacataatcAATAAAGTTTTCAACATAATTCGTAAATGGCTAGTTTACCACTTTGTATTTCCAATCAGCGGTGTTCATCACAGACACAAAGTTTGGTAGTAGGAAGGGGTTCTGCATCAGGATTACTGTTGTGCTCTAtaaaaaacatgaaatttaataataataaagagaaaaacaaagcaagttcttattattttattggttgcatgaaagaaataaaaaaaaaaaaactcataatgcGAAAGTCAGCACATTCACCTATTACATCATCATCATCTGAAGATATTTGAATTACTTCCGGAAATGGTGGAAatccataatcaatctcaactcctTTTTTATCGAACATTAACATCTCAACCTGCTGTGTACTGATGACAGAAAATATGATACAGAACTTCTGTTTCAACTTGTAGTATTTGATAAGTTCATCAACACCATCTGTAAAATATAAATTCCCATCTTTCTCATCCACTACAACCGCAACCTGCCATGAGTGACCTTCCAAACCTTTGACAAAAAGTGTTATGGTATCAAAATTTAAATCGCCCAGCAGATGAGTAACATGATTTGGAATCCTCTGTATATGTCGAAAAAAATGGATGAGAAACAAATATCATATCAGCATCAGTAAATTATCACttatttctattttatattgactaaagaaaaaaaaattagataaaaggATATAAAGAGCTTACGATCCTGCTAGTGTTGCGTTCAACAATGAAATAGAACCTATCCTTTTCTCCCATGGTGCTCTTAAGAGAGGATTCTTTCTCTTTCAGTTAAAAATGAACGAGGACGTCGACcgtttattaatgtttgaaaGGAAAGATCTCACCATTTCGATTCTCTCTCTCGGTCTCTACGTTAGGTAGATCTTTGAGCGTTTATTATTGTTTGAAGGGAACTTAATGGCGATCAACAAACCCTCTCAACACTCATCTGGATATTAATTGCCCATTTAATAAACGGAAATGTAGTGGGAATAGTgatattaaaaaggaaaaaaaatatgacACAGGGAGGGTTCGAACCCTTGACCATCTTTGGGAAGCATGCACGATGCCAATTCGGCTATTAGCCCTCATCCAATAATTTCTTCAATGGAAATGACTTTATCTTGTTAAGGTGTGTTTTAAAGGGAAAAAAAGAATCGACCTTTGGAGGTTCGAACCCTTAACCATCTTTGGGAAGCATGCTTGATGCCAGTCGGGCTATTAGCCCTCATCAGATAATCTTTtgtatgaaaaatatatatacacacacaagagttattaaaaatttaaaagatatattgatttatatatttctatatctctctctccacatgtttatctctctctccctttatttatctttatatatgtgataatcttaatatctctgcctataactctttttatttctatcattctctaaatatctttgactATCTCACTCTATATTTATCTTGTTAAGGTGtgttttaaaaggaaaaaaaagaatcgACCTTTGGGAGGTTCGAACCCTTAACCATCTTTGGGAAGCATGCTTGATGCAGTCGGGCTATTAGCCCTCATCCGATAATCTTTtgtatgaaaaatatatatacacacacaagagttattaaaaaataaacacatatattgatttatatatttctatatctctctctccacatgtttatctctctctccctttatttatttttatatatgtgataatcttaatatctctgcctataactctttttatttctatcattctctaaatatctttgactatcttcctctatatttaaattaaaaacaatgatTTAATGATGATAATGGTGACAATATTGTACACATGGTGATTATAGCAGTGGTGTTGATTTAACTATTGATGGTCGTATTGGTGAttattctaatagtagtgaagtggtgttaataatataattcaatcattttttatgaCTTATTAGCATTTGATTTTCTTCCCCTATCACAAATGATACAATAATATTTCTGGCACTTCAAACATGATTTTTTTACAACACTAATACCTTGCAATATCGTGTGCGCTTGGTAAAACAATGGCGCCAAGATTTGTTTACCATTTTCCCTCCCAATATTCCCTCCAttcatgtggagggtgagttagACAATTTACATCCATTTGTGCCATTTGTGACATTTTTTTTTGCGCCAAAAAACATTTCCTTTTAATTAATAGAGAGCTACCATAACAACAAAATTAAAAAGGATATTTCATTGTTTTTAACAAAATAACACGCTTAAACTGCTCAATAATAATCCGAAAGAAAAAAACCATTGGCACTGGATATCAATGCAAGTTTTAAACAATATCCATCAAATGATCCATTAATATTTGAAATagtaacattttaaatataatgaCCCATGCGGATGTGAAATGAAGAAGCTTGATTTTTCCATAACTGATTAGATGAAGGTGCACTCATCGCCTTTCTCTAGTCCATAGAATCTAACAAACCGAACCCATCCCTTTGCAATTCTTGCTTTCAGTTTTGGCTTCTTTCCACGTCTGGATGTCTCCTCTGTACAAACATACCCAAGTTTAAATGGCATGGGATGATCTAATCTTCGTCCAGGTTTAGGCAGCTTCCACACTCTGATTGTGGTTGTGTCTCGTCAATAAATTGCACGACTTCAAGTGCGAGGATATCCTTTACAAATAAAGTTGACACCATtagaagtaataaaaaaaaaatccaattgaaATTGTGTATACAGAAAATTAATGTACTACAAATGATAGTAAAGCATACCACTTTATATTTCCAATCGTAATTCTTGCAAACAAATTTAAATGACCATTGAGAAGGATTGACATGGTTACGTGATAACAAATGATCTACACGGTAGTATAAATCATTTAAGCAATTGCGTATCAATTCATTCTCATGAACATCTACATGGCAGtacaaataattaaacaattgcgtAACAATTCATTCTTATGAATAGCATATAATTTGGtaagaaaaaaattgaaatttctcacCTGTATTTAGATTTGCATGCATTGTATTGTGATAAACATTGGTTAGCCCTATGTTATGCTCTTGCGTCCTCTTAGGGTAGTAAATCTCTCTACCACCAGAATTGATTATGACCACTTTAAATTCATATGGAGGATTGAAAGTGAAGATCAATTTGTAGTTCAGTTCTACTTTGTGGTAATCCATGAATTCTGATAATCCCTTGTCAATTATAGATACTCCTAGTCTGCTTTGACTAGCACTTCCCGAGTTTCATTTGATGGTGTGCGCAAATGAAATGTAAACTGAAATTGTTCCATTCTCTCTCTTAAAAA
The Hevea brasiliensis isolate MT/VB/25A 57/8 chromosome 15, ASM3005281v1, whole genome shotgun sequence genome window above contains:
- the LOC110665065 gene encoding uncharacterized protein LOC110665065, translating into MATTSATLSPATFAAATISSPRRKSINVHYITGLNSFGGLKAHNSVTSLGLPVCPDQSFAKVVSSLRTPSKAKGRGGGAVSSTCSAVAEIFRIAAIMNGLVLVGVAVGFVLLRVETFVEESE
- the LOC110665064 gene encoding B3 domain-containing transcription factor VRN1 isoform X1, which produces MASRHSMRSCERPCCRQSTTRVKRYWRSFFSKIRASTIEDKKLKLPVKFVRKYGDELSDVAKLIAPNGLIWEVGLTKGAMIIWFDDGWHEFVEYYSICNGWILIFNYMGMSSFNVSIFDESVFEIGYPCYQPRSKEEPRKQPLFNEDEMKHNDFGGILGSNPHPSSSKGASSKKRNYATTQQNLARPVFGSGNLGINKSFKDAASAEKRKFQQEYQKKGDNCEMEDLPNANDSNLGCEEFNIFTSKQFYATLSKISPESKKAVDAAMECKPKNPAFLVILRQHFVGDNAMHVPSAFAKSFLRNISEMIKVQDSNGGEWIIHTDCYWRGGYLSLRGGWAEFFSDNELVVGDVCLFELIRKKNVALKVSVFHAFMD
- the LOC110665064 gene encoding B3 domain-containing transcription factor VRN1 isoform X2; this encodes MASRHSMRSCERPCCRQSTTRVKRYWRSFFSKIRASTIEDKKLKLPVKFVRKYGDELSDVAKLIAPNGLIWEVGLTKGAMIIWFDDGWHEFVEYYSICNGWILIFNYMGMSSFNVSIFDESVFEIGYPCYQPRSKEEPRKQPLFNEDEMKHNDFGGILGSNPHPSSSKGASSKKRNYATTQQNLARPVFGSGNLGINKSFKDAASAEKRKFQQEYQKKGDNCEMEDLPNANDSNLDGIDSSPGCEEFNIFTSKQFYATLSKISPESKKAVDAAMECKPKNPAFLVILRQHFVGDNAMHVPSAFAKSFLRNISEMIKVQDSNGGEWIIHTDCYWRGGYLSLRGGWAEFFSDNELVVGDVCLFELIRKKNVALKVSVFHAFMD
- the LOC131174065 gene encoding protein FAR-RED IMPAIRED RESPONSE 1-like, with the translated sequence MQRSDHEFFYSFDLDDDSRLSNVLWVHPRSRAAYEEFNDVVSFDTTYLVNQYKLPFATIVGVNHHGQSILLGCALISHEDVNTFKWLFMTWLEAMEDVHPNSILTDQCESMRKAIREVPEKFKGVTDYDSACLEFKAVIYDSLTIEMFERNWNEFVVKHGLERNEWLSKLYVDREYWVPIYLNHTFWAGMVSTQRSESMHAYFDGYVNSMSTLKQFVEQYEIAMCDKNEKEFYADFKSKNTVVNCISVFKWEQQFQKAFTNSIFKLVQEEIKRMWYCHVIQPTEEGRREADNEPGIERHKIMEKSIINNWFRREFVYDVEYRENGQYFSCNCKKFESKGILCCHIMRLMSLKDIKFINERYLLRRWRKDVNRVHSKSFFTEGTHI